One uncultured Fibrobacter sp. DNA window includes the following coding sequences:
- a CDS encoding AAA family ATPase encodes MKLGKNTDPNLLLSIVGVILFLIFVVGILIWKYLVPRGVNPFTLFPLVFMSVLIAVIFFIRKLGGQKVKPMADMLKDAMLTPIDAPATPTRPTSPTVSASSAAGPGGSRTFSMVPADSVNPLLKKYMKRLKPSVTAISNFFMDFIQFNGVTEKLMKYFAPDSGDTYKALSTVFLTDIDYISKNLGHPVTLQTYESCGFVELMLRLRTDAPSSTDWDTLVVQTFVENQVDMEMLVAGLEKNHSQLNPTIGCFLFPAIFIGVSPDAVRKYMRLMYDFSAALANIDGRLTPMEVQWLQFMERNIGAGGFVGLAPGRARFTTRVVGFKGATQSNVETQEEPQAYPQEEPRVVTPVPAGESPDALDAATELKSLVGLAGVKREIVTFRNFLKVQGVRKSRGLSVPPTSYHLVFSGNPGTGKTTIARIIARIFKELGILSKGHLVEASRADLVAGYMGQTAIKTNKVIDSALDGVLFIDEAYTLSRSADNDFGQEAIDTLLKRMEDDRDRLVVIIAGYTDEIKTFVDSNPGLASRFNRYIDFPDYTPAELVEIFKHMVAKYDYTLSADAETALKQCIAQAVSKKDARFGNGRFVRNLFEKSIERQANRLAADVDLSKANVGELDAADIRG; translated from the coding sequence ATGAAGCTAGGCAAAAATACAGACCCGAACCTGCTGCTATCGATTGTTGGAGTAATTCTATTCCTCATCTTTGTTGTTGGAATCCTCATTTGGAAATATCTCGTTCCTAGGGGAGTGAATCCGTTTACGCTTTTCCCGCTCGTTTTCATGAGTGTGCTGATTGCCGTCATTTTTTTCATCCGCAAACTGGGCGGCCAGAAGGTAAAGCCCATGGCGGACATGCTCAAGGATGCGATGCTGACTCCGATTGATGCGCCTGCCACTCCGACACGGCCGACGTCACCGACGGTTTCTGCCTCGTCTGCTGCGGGGCCAGGGGGCTCCCGCACGTTTTCCATGGTTCCCGCAGATTCTGTCAACCCGCTACTCAAGAAGTACATGAAGAGGCTCAAACCGAGCGTTACCGCCATCTCGAACTTCTTCATGGATTTTATACAGTTCAACGGGGTCACCGAAAAACTCATGAAGTATTTCGCCCCGGATTCGGGCGATACCTACAAGGCGCTCTCGACGGTATTCCTGACAGACATCGACTACATCTCCAAAAACCTCGGGCATCCTGTGACATTGCAGACGTACGAGTCGTGCGGCTTTGTCGAGCTCATGTTGCGCCTCAGGACCGATGCGCCGTCTTCCACGGATTGGGATACGCTGGTGGTGCAGACGTTCGTGGAAAACCAGGTGGACATGGAAATGCTTGTGGCGGGGCTCGAGAAGAACCATTCCCAGCTCAATCCCACCATTGGCTGCTTCCTTTTCCCGGCGATTTTTATCGGGGTTTCCCCGGATGCGGTGAGAAAGTACATGCGCCTGATGTACGACTTCTCGGCGGCGCTTGCCAACATTGACGGGCGCCTGACGCCCATGGAAGTCCAGTGGCTCCAGTTTATGGAAAGGAATATCGGTGCAGGCGGCTTTGTGGGGCTTGCGCCGGGCCGGGCGCGGTTCACCACGCGGGTCGTGGGGTTCAAGGGCGCTACCCAGTCGAACGTCGAAACGCAAGAGGAGCCGCAGGCTTACCCGCAGGAAGAACCCCGCGTGGTTACGCCCGTGCCCGCCGGGGAATCCCCGGACGCCCTGGACGCTGCGACCGAGCTCAAGTCGCTCGTGGGGCTTGCCGGCGTCAAGCGCGAAATCGTCACGTTCCGGAATTTCCTCAAGGTCCAGGGCGTGCGCAAGAGCCGCGGCTTGTCCGTGCCCCCGACATCTTACCACCTCGTGTTCTCGGGCAATCCGGGAACCGGCAAGACGACCATCGCCCGCATCATTGCGCGCATCTTCAAGGAACTCGGAATCCTTTCGAAGGGCCACCTCGTAGAGGCCTCCCGTGCCGACCTTGTCGCCGGGTACATGGGGCAGACCGCCATAAAGACAAACAAAGTAATTGACAGCGCGTTAGACGGCGTCCTCTTCATCGACGAGGCGTACACGCTCTCGCGCAGCGCAGACAACGACTTTGGCCAGGAGGCGATAGACACGCTCCTCAAGCGCATGGAAGACGACCGCGACCGCCTCGTGGTCATCATCGCCGGGTACACGGACGAAATCAAGACTTTCGTGGATTCGAACCCGGGGCTCGCTTCCCGCTTCAACCGGTACATCGACTTCCCCGACTACACGCCCGCCGAGCTTGTCGAAATCTTCAAGCACATGGTCGCCAAGTACGACTACACGTTGAGTGCCGACGCCGAGACCGCGCTCAAGCAGTGCATCGCTCAGGCCGTAAGCAAAAAAGACGCCCGTTTCGGGAACGGGCGCTTTGTACGTAATTTGTTCGAAAAGTCAATCGAGCGTCAGGCAAACCGCCTCGCTGCCGATGTCGACCTTTCCAAGGCGAACGTCGGAGAGCTGGACGCTGCCGATATCCGCGGCTGA
- a CDS encoding YggS family pyridoxal phosphate-dependent enzyme yields the protein MEFTLEEMRSHLATLEARIAEACKVAGRSRDSVKLVWVSKFHPAEAVENAISLGATDFGENRVQEAELKFSEPRVAKDGSRVRCHVIGPVQSNKLKKAAIVADCIHSIASIEAVEKLEKVCAAQDKTLDILFQINAGEEETKSGLDVHEAKNFLNELAAKAGAASADGKSENFPHLRFRGLMTIGKNTGVAEDSRECFAFLRNLQQKFLAKGGAFAKFDQLSMGMTGDLEVAIEEGSTMIRVGTALFGERDYSKPVNDPVL from the coding sequence ATGGAATTTACTCTCGAAGAAATGCGTTCTCACCTTGCCACTCTCGAAGCAAGGATTGCGGAAGCCTGCAAGGTTGCGGGCCGCAGCCGCGACTCGGTTAAACTTGTTTGGGTGAGCAAGTTCCACCCGGCAGAAGCCGTGGAAAATGCAATCAGCCTGGGTGCGACCGATTTTGGCGAGAACCGCGTGCAAGAGGCCGAACTCAAGTTCAGCGAGCCGCGCGTGGCAAAAGACGGGAGCCGCGTGCGTTGCCACGTGATTGGCCCCGTGCAGAGCAACAAGCTCAAGAAGGCGGCGATTGTCGCCGACTGCATCCATTCCATCGCAAGCATCGAGGCTGTGGAAAAATTGGAAAAAGTCTGCGCAGCCCAAGATAAAACGCTCGATATCCTTTTCCAGATTAACGCCGGCGAAGAAGAGACCAAGAGCGGGCTTGATGTACACGAGGCGAAAAATTTCTTGAACGAACTCGCGGCAAAGGCGGGTGCAGCATCTGCCGATGGCAAGAGCGAAAACTTCCCGCACCTGCGCTTCCGTGGGCTCATGACTATCGGCAAAAACACCGGTGTCGCCGAAGATTCCCGCGAGTGCTTCGCGTTCCTCCGCAACCTTCAGCAGAAATTCCTCGCGAAAGGCGGCGCCTTCGCGAAGTTCGACCAGCTTTCGATGGGCATGACGGGAGACCTGGAAGTCGCCATCGAGGAAGGCTCCACGATGATTCGCGTGGGCACGGCGCTCTTTGGCGAGCGTGACTACAGCAAACCTGTGAACGATCCGGTTTTATGA